One region of Bubalus kerabau isolate K-KA32 ecotype Philippines breed swamp buffalo chromosome 6, PCC_UOA_SB_1v2, whole genome shotgun sequence genomic DNA includes:
- the NEU2 gene encoding sialidase-2, with translation MASCPVLQRERVFQSGAHIYRIPALLYLPQQKTLLAFAEERTSKKDEHAKLIVLRRGSYNASTCQVQWHSQEAVSQAQLEGHRSMNPSPLYDEATGTIFLFFIAIPGQVSEHHQLQTRVNVTRLCQVTSPDHGKSWSPPTDLTDSVIASAHKDWATFAVGPGHCLQLSNPTRSLVVPAYAYHSHCCQKAPSPSAFCLVSHDHGRTWARGSFVAQGTLECQVAEVRDGQQRVVYLNARSPLRARVQAQSTNNALDFKETQQVKKLVEPPHGCQGSIVSFPSPHAGSEPLDWWLLYTHPTDPRQRSNLGVYLNRWPPVPTTWSEPTLLAPGSCAYSDLQSMGTGPDGSPQFGCLYESDDYKEIVFVMFTLQQAFPAAFLPQ, from the exons ATGGCGTCCTGCCCAGtcctgcagagggagagggtgttcCAGTCAGGAGCCCACATCTACAGGATCCCGGCTCTGCTCTACCTGCCTCAGCAGAAGACCCTGCTGGCCTTTGCGGAAGAGCGGACGAGCAAGAAGGATGAGCATGCCAAGCTCATTGTCCTGCGCAGGGGAAGCTACAATGCGTCCACCTGCCAGGTCCAG TGGCACTCACAGGAGGCGGTTTCCCAAGCCCAGCTGGAGGGCCACCGGTCcatgaacccaagccccctgtatGACGAGGCCACGGGCAccattttcctcttcttcatcGCCATCCCCGGGCAGGTGTCAGAGCATCACCAGCTTCAGACCAGGGTCAACGTGACACGGCTGTGCCAGGTCACCAGCCCAGACCACGGCAAGTCCTGGAGCCCCCCCACCGACCTCACTGACTCCGTCATTGCCTCAGCCCACAAGGACTGGGCCACATTCGCGGTGGGCCCCGGGCACTGCCTGCAGCTGAGCAATCCGACGCGGAGCCTGGTGGTGCCAGCTTACGCTTACCACAGCCACTGCTGCCAGAAGGCGCCTTCCCCCTCTGCCTTCTGCTTGGTCAGCCACGACCATGGGCGCACGTGGGCGAGAGGGAGCTTCGTGGCCCAGGGCACGCTGGAGTGCCAGGTGGCCGAAGTCAGGGATGGGCAACAGAGGGTGGTATATCTGAATGCGAGGAGCCCCCTCCGAGCCAGGGTCCAGGCCCAGAGCACCAACAACGCCCTGGATTTCAAGGAGACTCAGCAGGTGAAGAAGTTGGTGGAGCCCCCCCACGGCTGCCAAGGGAGCATCGTCAGCTTCCCCAGCCCCCACGCGGGCTCCGAACCCCTGGACTGGTGGCTGCTCTACACCCACCCGACTGACCCACGGCAGAGATCCAACCTGGGCGTGTACCTCAACCGGTGGCCGCCCGTGCCCACAACCTGGTCAGAGCCCACCCTGCTGGCCCCCGGCAGCTGCGCTTACTCAGACCTGCAGAGCATGGGCACCGGCCCTGACGGGTCACCCCAGTTTGGGTGTCTGTATGAATCGGATGATTACAAGGAGATCGTCTTTGTCATGTTCACCCTGCAGCAAGCCTTCCCAGCTGCGTTTTTGCCGCAGTGA